A window of Apium graveolens cultivar Ventura chromosome 8, ASM990537v1, whole genome shotgun sequence contains these coding sequences:
- the LOC141679745 gene encoding uncharacterized protein LOC141679745, which yields MVPYDGTSEPLEHIAQYKQRMFTVPITRDLKEACMCKGRVFEKTTSDLCKIVQLSREPLRDYLTRFNRENVTIINCDFPTAIEAFRTGLERESPLYEELTKYPYRTMDDVQAKAMAQKREECSDWRKDPNLPPTYDSYGFTITPSAMMKEFTKLGGIVKWPIKRNKPKTNLDSKLWCDYHGDYGHKAYDCVALRKELQFLTRKGYLTEFMASKKMSHVGTDVSPRRNNMTPLRQPPPPPHHEGQRYVDQHIHKLKERPEK from the exons ATGGTCCCATATGATGGAACAAGTGAACCTTTGGAACATATTGCACAATACAAACAACGAATGTTCACGGTACCAATAACGCGGGATTTAAAGGAAGCTTGTATGTGCAAAGG TCGGGTGTTCGAAAAGACTACCAGTGACCTATGTAAAATTGTCCAATTAAGTAGAGAGCCATTGCGTGATTACTTGACGAGATTCAACAGAGAAAATGTGACTATCATCAATTGTGACTTCCCCACGGCTATTGAAGCATTCAGGACGGGATTAGAACGGGAATCTCCACTTTATGAAGAGTTGACAAAATACCCATATCGAACAATGGATGACGTACAAGCCAAAGCCATGGCACAA AAGAGAGAGGAATGTAGTGACTGGAGGAAGGATCCCAACCTGCCACCAACTTATGACAGCTATGGTTTCACAATAACGCCATCAGCCATGATGAAGGAGTTCACCAAGTTGGGAGGTATAGTAAAGTGGCCAATAAAGAGAAATAAACCTAAAACAAACCTGGATTCTAAACTATGGTGCGACTATCATGGAGATTACGGACACAAAGCTTATGATTGTGTGGCCTTGCGAAAAGAACTACAATTTCTTACGAGGAAAGGATATCTCACGGAATTCATGGCATCAAAGAAGATGTCTCACGTTGGAACGGACGTGTCTCCGAGAAGAAATAACATGACGCCATTAAGGCAGCCACCACCTCCACCCCATCATGAGGGTCAGAGATATGTGGATCAACATATTCACAAGCTAAAAGAGCGTCCAGAGAAATAG
- the LOC141677058 gene encoding internal alternative NAD(P)H-ubiquinone oxidoreductase A1, mitochondrial-like — protein sequence MVFTPLLASTCVETLEFWSVTEPVTRIQSALAKNPKSYFYLAICTDVDTDKHEVLCETAADVGLPDKLYRFKVLYHKLVIDAGSEPLTLGIKGVKEHAYFLCEVNNAQEIRKKLLLNLMLSQNPGDGIAQASHPTQMKWNLYLPKAFNPLLLQKHRQNLQKATKEVNDVKAVSKDEVSFLIRGDDPYDDNVVLRNLYHSNLNLLLVTEGYEGCRYYTKEFKGRVSGLKVKVWTQLVQVMLLLVRY from the exons ATGGTTTTTACTCCTCTGCTTGCATCAACTTGTGTTGAAACCTTAGAATTCTGGTCTGTAACTGAGCCAGTTACTCGAATACAATCTGCGCTGGCCAAGAATCCTAAATCCTACTTCTATCTGGCAATATGCACAGATGTAGACACGGACAAACATGAA GTGCTTTGTGAAACAGCTGCTGATGTTGGACTCCCAGATAAGCTTTACCGCTTCAAAGTTTTATACCACAAGCTTGTTATTGATGCAGGATCTGAACCCTTAACTTTAGGTATAAAGGGAGTAAAGGAACACGCATATTTCCTTTGTGAAGTAAATAACGCCCAAGAAATAAGGAAGAAGCTTCTATTGAACCTAATGCTCTCACAAAATCCAG GAGATGGAATTGCACAAGCATCACACCCCACTCAAATGAAATGGAATTTGTATCTTCCAAAAGCTTTTAATCCTTTACTTCTTCAAAAGCATCGGCAGAATTTGCAAAAAGCCACAAAAGAGGTCAATGATGTTAAAGCT GTAAGCAAGGATGAAGTTTCTTTCTTAATTAGAGGCGATGATCCTTATGATGATAACGTGGTTTTAAGAAATTTATACCACTCTAACCTAAATCTTCTATTAGTAACAGAAGGATATGAGGGTTGCAGATACTATACAAAG GAATTCAAGGGTAGAGTTTCTGGTTTAAAAGTAAAGGTGTGGACACAACTGGTGCAGGTGATGCTTTTGTTGGTGCGATATTAA
- the LOC141679746 gene encoding uncharacterized protein LOC141679746, with product MPWTLYTDGASNVSGTGMGLVLKSPQGDMIAKSICCNFKAMNNEAEYEALIMGLTIAKDMKIKNVDVNYDSLLVVNHVKGSYEAKDLKMVPRENNVQADALDGLRAVFKNLDLNNIPVIHIMKPAMEMLVLVSEIMSLDQRNDDISEDADSWINAYTDYLQFGITPSNNGEARFLRMKASRFTIIDGELFKKSSTGLLQRCLKKHEADMVLRDAHEGECGDNTNGRNLSLKILRLGYYWMTLRQDALDYAKKCNACQ from the exons ATGCCATGGACATTGTATACAGATGGAGCATCTAATGTCAGTGGAACGGGAATGGGGCTTGTCCTCAAATCACCACAGGGGGATATGATAGCCAAATCGATATGTTGCAACTTTAAAGCCATGAACAATGAAGCTGAATATGAGGCATTAATTATGGGACTTACAATTGCTAAAGACATGAAGATCAAAAATGTTGATGTCAATTATGATTCATTACTTGTTGTCAATCATGTCAAGGGTTCTTATGAAGCCAAAGATCTTAAGATG GTCCCAAGAGAGAACAACGTGCAAGCTGATGCATTGGACGGATTGAGGGCTGTGTTCAAAAACTTGGACTTAAACAACATCCCAGTAATCCACATCATGAAGCCTGCTATGGAAATGCTAGTTCTTGTGTCAGAAATAATGAGCCTTGATCAACGCAATGACGACATCAGTGAAGATGCAGACAGCTGGATAAATGCATATACAGATTACTTACAATTTGGAATAACACCATCCAACAATGGTGAAGCAAGGTTTCTCAGGATGAAGGCATCAAGGTTCACGATCATAGATGGGGAGTTATTCAAAAAATCTTCCACGGGGCTGCTACAGAGATGCTTGAAAAAGCATGAAGCAGACATGGTGCTAAGAGATGCACATGAAGGAGAATGTGGGGATAATACTAATGGAAGAAATCTGTCTTTAAAAATTCTACGCTTGGGATACTATTGGATGACACTAAGACAAGATGCCCTAGACTATGCAAAAAAATGTAATGCCTGTCAATGA